One region of Halomicrobium urmianum genomic DNA includes:
- a CDS encoding universal stress protein, which yields MLSRILVPMNDSEMAQRALEYALENHPDAEITVLHVAGGPSSWGVAATALALEEDLEEAAEERAEEVFDDARELAAEYDVELTTEVQLGHPSRTILNRADDFDAVVIGSHSGTLADRLVVGNVAQRVFRQSPVPVIVAR from the coding sequence ATGCTTTCGCGAATCCTCGTTCCGATGAACGACTCGGAGATGGCCCAGCGAGCGCTCGAGTACGCCCTCGAGAACCATCCCGACGCGGAGATCACCGTCTTGCACGTCGCCGGCGGGCCGTCGTCGTGGGGGGTAGCAGCCACGGCACTCGCCCTCGAGGAGGACCTCGAAGAAGCCGCCGAGGAGCGCGCGGAGGAGGTGTTCGACGACGCCCGGGAACTCGCCGCCGAGTACGACGTCGAGCTCACTACCGAGGTGCAACTGGGACATCCGTCTCGGACAATTCTGAACAGAGCTGACGACTTCGATGCGGTCGTCATCGGGAGCCACAGCGGCACGTTGGCTGATCGTCTGGTCGTCGGGAACGTCGCCCAGAGAGTGTTTCGCCAGTCGCCCGTCCCTGTGATCGTCGCTCGATGA
- a CDS encoding helix-turn-helix domain-containing protein, protein MPQSFIAEVVLTHPNAPLAPTLAAVPHPSITEESIRPATTADEPAVFYRVTDVEFDAFEAELDRDQTVAEWEQAMDFGDTRMYRVQLAPATIFVSPTLSELGIHVVSSENADRGWRFRLETGDRDHLGALWDYCRETDIQFELEVLRSSGEQPMDEQVGIKAALTDRQQQVARVATRMGYYEKGGASASDVAAELDIAPSTLSTHLRRINATVFDSLFAAESD, encoded by the coding sequence GTGCCTCAGAGTTTCATCGCCGAAGTCGTGCTGACTCATCCGAACGCCCCATTAGCGCCCACGCTCGCAGCAGTCCCCCACCCGTCGATCACGGAAGAGTCTATTCGCCCAGCGACGACGGCAGACGAGCCGGCCGTCTTCTATCGGGTAACGGACGTCGAGTTCGACGCTTTCGAGGCGGAACTCGATCGCGACCAGACAGTTGCGGAGTGGGAACAGGCGATGGACTTCGGGGATACGCGGATGTACCGCGTCCAGCTCGCTCCGGCGACGATATTCGTCTCGCCGACGCTCTCCGAACTCGGCATCCACGTCGTCAGTAGCGAAAACGCCGATCGCGGCTGGCGTTTCCGGCTGGAGACGGGCGACCGGGACCACCTCGGTGCGTTGTGGGACTATTGCCGCGAGACGGACATCCAGTTCGAGCTGGAAGTACTCCGGAGCTCCGGGGAACAGCCGATGGACGAACAGGTCGGGATCAAAGCAGCGCTGACTGACCGCCAGCAGCAGGTCGCCCGGGTTGCGACCCGGATGGGCTATTACGAGAAAGGAGGCGCCAGTGCAAGCGATGTCGCCGCCGAGCTCGACATCGCGCCGTCGACGCTGTCGACCCATCTCCGCAGAATCAACGCGACGGTGTTCGATTCCCTGTTCGCCGCCGAATCGGACTGA
- a CDS encoding HalOD1 output domain-containing protein produces MIVDRISDLEGLDPEELSPPLCSVIEPEALDVLFRSSTGDTPHTSGHVRFEYRGYEIRVQSDGEIAVLNR; encoded by the coding sequence ATGATCGTCGATCGGATCTCCGACCTGGAAGGTCTCGATCCGGAGGAGCTATCCCCGCCGCTGTGTTCGGTGATCGAACCCGAAGCGCTGGATGTACTCTTCCGCTCCTCGACCGGCGATACGCCCCATACGTCGGGCCACGTGCGCTTCGAATACCGTGGCTACGAGATCCGCGTTCAGAGCGACGGAGAGATCGCGGTTCTCAATCGCTAG
- a CDS encoding MFS transporter: MTATEVSDAHEGALDSAQGWLIVGLGICILTAIWGAVFTFTVYADRLAATFGLSALQVSSVFSITTAVFLMAGGLFGVFAARFPLRPVLAAIGIGLVVTTALLQIVESYLGVVAVFLLLGMAGGTAFTVVVSLAPQWFDVYRGLATSLTMTGIGLGPLVLPSVWLWLFDQTGFRSAFTVVVGVNAGLVFVSSLVYHRPPRDTQTATTVDAAWLRTRISNARFLGTAIGFALAFSWYYVLSAHLVDILTANGIQVSVAAAGLSLIGGISVFTRVGGGIVGDRVGQRETFVTSAALAGLCAFVFPFVHSNRLLYGVLFGFGIALGPLASLWSPIVLTRFGSDNATATVGLINVAVAGSAFFAPFVATALHRVTGGSVLPLVLLGAITVLGATLFYWGTTPASGNSA, translated from the coding sequence GTGACGGCAACCGAAGTGTCCGACGCGCACGAGGGGGCCCTCGATTCCGCGCAGGGGTGGCTGATCGTCGGGCTCGGCATCTGCATCCTCACGGCGATCTGGGGGGCAGTCTTCACCTTCACCGTCTATGCCGATCGTCTCGCCGCGACGTTCGGACTCTCCGCGTTGCAGGTCTCGTCGGTCTTTTCGATCACGACTGCAGTGTTCCTCATGGCCGGTGGCCTCTTCGGCGTGTTCGCCGCCCGGTTCCCTCTCCGGCCCGTCCTCGCAGCGATCGGCATCGGCCTCGTTGTCACCACTGCGCTCCTGCAGATCGTCGAGTCGTATCTCGGCGTCGTTGCCGTGTTTCTCCTCCTCGGCATGGCGGGCGGTACCGCGTTCACGGTCGTCGTTTCGCTCGCACCGCAGTGGTTCGATGTCTATCGAGGGCTCGCGACGAGTCTCACGATGACAGGCATCGGGCTCGGCCCGCTGGTGCTGCCGTCGGTCTGGCTCTGGCTGTTCGACCAGACCGGTTTCCGTTCCGCCTTCACCGTCGTCGTTGGTGTGAACGCCGGTCTCGTGTTCGTATCGAGCCTCGTCTACCATCGACCGCCACGAGACACGCAGACAGCGACCACAGTCGACGCCGCGTGGCTCCGTACGAGAATCAGCAACGCGCGGTTTCTCGGCACGGCGATCGGGTTCGCACTCGCTTTTAGCTGGTACTACGTGCTCTCCGCTCACCTCGTCGACATTCTCACAGCGAACGGTATCCAGGTGAGTGTCGCCGCCGCCGGACTCAGTCTCATCGGTGGCATCAGCGTCTTCACCCGCGTCGGGGGCGGAATCGTCGGGGACCGCGTGGGTCAGCGTGAAACCTTCGTGACGAGCGCCGCCCTCGCCGGCCTCTGTGCGTTCGTGTTTCCATTTGTTCACTCGAACCGTCTGCTATACGGCGTTCTCTTCGGGTTCGGTATCGCCCTCGGCCCGCTCGCCTCGCTCTGGTCGCCGATCGTTCTCACCCGCTTCGGATCCGACAACGCGACCGCGACAGTCGGCTTGATCAACGTCGCCGTGGCCGGTTCCGCGTTCTTCGCACCGTTCGTTGCAACCGCGCTCCATCGCGTGACCGGCGGGTCCGTTCTGCCTCTCGTTCTGCTCGGTGCTATTACCGTCCTCGGGGCGACCCTCTTCTACTGGGGCACGACTCCGGCGAGCGGTAATTCGGCTTGA
- a CDS encoding polysaccharide deacetylase family protein yields MVSERGSDDGSSRRQLLATLGAGAVSTTLAGCIDVLSDGAAGGDETPDGTAAGGNETSTATDDTATGSTTWPAIESGELLFDFETLEELTPRTGEVSAAPDEARRGSQAAVIESDEGTAGVELRFPDGLDLEGWDVSMAVKPASADRIFVEFLAPTQRERLSSIRVVPDEYDGWFRMDCGYQQKPGDEPDLSNVTGINIVVDGPEDGPSKLLVDDLRRTESASNGAVVLAFHGGHESHYEIAAEMLAERDWSGAVPVSPEQIGDSGRMGLDELSELSDRGWDVCSLPSVSTPLPDQSADQQRSVLENARDALASEGFEDGARHLFVPDGRMDSTTYDVARDVHESTFLYSAGTTGVPPTEMHVIPFIWGPALHTGVRRHLNISDQYDLLTVLRIPRIVDSEDVDSGNRMSLDDFGLLLDHIEHRNLDVVTPSDLVDGTLDLDGDEPSVGTRPSGTVLEAGQSHTFEGTGSGESPTFELDDGVVVATVSHDGEAIAVDVTKPDGLGRSENLLTTSGNESGESIMAVDDDTYRLEVDADGEWSIDLSQPAVHADDLEDLPVEASGTGSAFVGPLWTERDVRIVATHDGDGTFIVDGYGADGSREVIVHRSGEFSNSRSYKAGGPAWINVEADGNWTLEISHP; encoded by the coding sequence ATGGTATCCGAACGCGGTTCGGACGACGGCTCGTCTCGCCGGCAACTACTGGCCACACTCGGTGCCGGCGCTGTATCGACGACGCTCGCGGGCTGTATTGACGTACTTTCGGACGGCGCTGCCGGCGGGGACGAAACTCCGGACGGCACCGCCGCCGGCGGGAACGAAACCAGTACCGCCACGGACGACACGGCCACCGGTTCCACGACCTGGCCTGCCATCGAATCCGGCGAGCTCCTCTTCGACTTCGAGACGCTCGAGGAGTTGACCCCACGAACCGGCGAGGTCTCGGCCGCCCCCGACGAGGCGCGACGCGGATCGCAGGCGGCGGTCATCGAGAGCGACGAGGGAACGGCCGGCGTGGAGCTCCGGTTCCCGGACGGACTCGATCTCGAGGGGTGGGACGTCTCGATGGCGGTCAAGCCGGCGTCCGCCGATCGCATCTTCGTCGAGTTCCTCGCGCCGACGCAGCGCGAGCGCCTCTCGAGCATTCGCGTGGTGCCGGACGAGTACGACGGCTGGTTCCGAATGGACTGTGGCTACCAGCAAAAACCCGGTGACGAACCGGATCTCTCGAACGTCACCGGCATCAACATCGTCGTGGACGGACCAGAGGACGGACCGAGCAAACTGCTGGTCGACGACCTCCGGCGAACCGAATCGGCGAGCAACGGCGCGGTGGTGCTCGCGTTCCACGGCGGCCACGAATCGCACTACGAGATTGCCGCCGAGATGCTCGCGGAACGCGACTGGAGTGGTGCTGTCCCGGTCTCCCCCGAGCAAATCGGCGACAGCGGTCGCATGGGGCTCGACGAACTCAGCGAGCTCAGCGACCGCGGCTGGGACGTCTGTTCGCTCCCATCGGTGTCGACGCCCCTGCCGGACCAGTCCGCAGACCAGCAGCGATCGGTCCTCGAGAACGCGCGCGACGCGCTCGCGAGCGAGGGCTTCGAGGACGGGGCGCGCCACCTGTTCGTTCCCGACGGGCGAATGGATTCGACGACCTACGACGTCGCCAGGGACGTCCACGAGTCGACGTTCCTCTACAGCGCCGGGACGACCGGCGTGCCGCCGACCGAGATGCACGTGATCCCGTTCATCTGGGGGCCCGCGCTTCACACCGGCGTTCGCCGCCACCTCAACATCTCCGACCAGTACGACCTGCTCACCGTGTTGCGGATTCCGCGGATCGTCGACTCGGAAGACGTGGACAGCGGGAACCGGATGTCGCTCGACGACTTCGGACTGTTGCTCGATCACATCGAACACCGCAACCTCGACGTTGTCACCCCCTCCGATCTCGTCGACGGGACGCTCGACCTCGACGGCGACGAACCCTCGGTCGGAACGCGCCCGAGCGGAACCGTCCTCGAGGCGGGCCAGTCCCACACGTTCGAAGGGACTGGCTCGGGCGAGTCGCCGACCTTCGAGCTCGACGACGGCGTCGTCGTCGCGACCGTCTCCCACGACGGCGAGGCGATCGCCGTCGACGTGACGAAACCCGATGGGCTCGGACGGAGCGAGAACCTGCTGACCACGTCCGGAAACGAGAGCGGCGAATCGATCATGGCCGTCGATGACGACACCTACAGGCTCGAGGTCGACGCCGACGGCGAGTGGTCGATCGACCTCTCCCAGCCCGCAGTCCACGCTGACGACCTCGAGGACCTCCCCGTCGAGGCGTCCGGCACGGGCTCGGCGTTCGTCGGCCCGCTGTGGACGGAGCGCGACGTCAGGATCGTCGCGACACACGACGGCGACGGTACGTTCATCGTCGACGGCTACGGTGCGGACGGCAGTCGCGAGGTCATCGTCCACCGCAGCGGCGAGTTCTCGAACTCGCGGTCGTACAAGGCCGGCGGCCCCGCCTGGATCAACGTCGAGGCAGACGGCAACTGGACGCTCGAGATCAGCCATCCGTGA
- a CDS encoding carbamoyltransferase family protein, translated as MTDYHLAFKPAIGLYGQHDPSAVLFEDGTPVFGVEEERYTREKHATETFPDRAIQACLDYRDLEIAEIDRILLPYDPSLRSEIASHYLTDAIRAPGLGRKLSALEGTLVSQVRSRFVPTRQIESRLESFGTPLPPIETVPHHRCHAASAFHPSGFDEGIVLTVDAKGEYDATVVWYADRTGLQRVRTYEHPNSLGLFFAAVTEYLGYRMFNGEGKVMGLAPYGDDNPEIESALRSLIDTGVDYDVTDLTKRWGTGYGVETLERAFGRPRKESPGSFDQWEKDLAHTAQKLLEETVVDIAESAVERFDTTNVALAGGVALNCKLNQRVQESPVVDDAFIQPVAHDAGLALGAGWSQQRPAEVDRQTDVYLGPEYATDEIRSTLETNKIEYAEPDDLERYVAERLADGDLVGWFQGRMEMGPRALGARSILADPRTAASRDRVNRFVKHREEWRPFAPSLLESAAEEYLVDGGPAPFMIDADDVRPSKTDDLEAVLHPADDSTRPQTVREDQHPRYHRLISEFADITGVPVVLNTSFNDHAEPIVRTPTQAIKDFYGMGLDVLVLEDLVVEKDVSTEQTSVEQSVPTN; from the coding sequence ATGACGGACTACCACCTCGCATTTAAACCCGCGATCGGACTGTACGGCCAACACGATCCGAGCGCCGTCCTCTTCGAAGACGGGACGCCCGTGTTCGGCGTCGAAGAGGAACGATACACGCGGGAGAAACACGCCACTGAGACGTTCCCCGACCGTGCGATTCAGGCCTGTCTCGACTATCGCGACCTGGAGATCGCGGAGATCGATCGCATCCTCCTCCCCTACGATCCGTCACTCCGCAGCGAGATCGCCTCCCACTACCTGACCGACGCGATTCGAGCGCCCGGGCTCGGCCGAAAGCTCTCCGCACTGGAAGGAACGCTCGTCAGCCAGGTTCGGAGCCGCTTCGTGCCGACGCGACAGATCGAATCCCGCCTCGAGTCGTTCGGCACGCCGCTGCCACCGATCGAAACGGTCCCACATCACCGCTGTCACGCCGCGAGTGCGTTCCACCCCTCGGGCTTCGACGAGGGGATCGTCCTCACCGTCGACGCAAAGGGCGAGTACGACGCGACGGTCGTCTGGTACGCCGACAGAACCGGGCTGCAGCGCGTGCGCACGTACGAACACCCCAACAGCCTCGGCCTCTTCTTCGCGGCCGTGACGGAGTATCTCGGCTATCGCATGTTCAACGGCGAAGGGAAGGTGATGGGACTCGCGCCGTACGGAGACGACAACCCCGAGATCGAATCCGCCCTCCGGAGTCTGATCGACACGGGCGTCGACTACGACGTCACCGACCTGACGAAGCGATGGGGGACTGGCTACGGCGTCGAGACGCTCGAGCGCGCCTTCGGCCGACCCCGAAAGGAGTCGCCCGGGTCGTTCGACCAGTGGGAGAAAGACCTCGCGCACACGGCCCAGAAACTGCTCGAGGAGACCGTCGTCGACATCGCGGAGTCGGCGGTCGAGCGCTTCGACACCACCAACGTCGCGCTCGCCGGCGGGGTCGCGCTCAACTGCAAGCTGAACCAGCGCGTCCAGGAATCGCCGGTCGTCGACGACGCCTTCATCCAACCCGTCGCTCACGACGCCGGCCTCGCCCTCGGTGCGGGCTGGTCGCAGCAGCGCCCGGCGGAGGTCGACCGCCAGACCGACGTCTACCTCGGCCCCGAGTACGCGACCGACGAGATCCGATCGACACTCGAGACGAACAAGATCGAGTACGCAGAGCCGGACGACCTTGAGCGGTACGTCGCCGAACGGCTCGCGGACGGTGACCTCGTCGGCTGGTTCCAGGGACGGATGGAGATGGGACCCCGGGCGCTCGGCGCCAGAAGCATCCTCGCCGATCCACGAACCGCTGCGTCCCGCGATCGGGTCAACCGGTTCGTCAAACATCGCGAGGAGTGGCGTCCGTTCGCGCCGTCGCTGCTCGAGTCGGCTGCCGAGGAGTATCTCGTCGACGGCGGGCCGGCACCGTTCATGATTGACGCCGACGACGTCCGGCCGTCGAAGACCGACGACCTCGAGGCCGTCTTGCACCCCGCCGACGACTCGACGCGGCCCCAGACCGTTCGCGAGGACCAGCACCCGCGCTATCACCGACTCATCTCCGAGTTCGCCGACATCACTGGCGTCCCAGTCGTCCTCAACACGTCGTTCAACGACCACGCCGAACCGATCGTCCGGACGCCGACGCAGGCGATCAAGGACTTCTACGGGATGGGACTGGACGTCCTCGTCCTCGAGGACCTCGTCGTCGAAAAAGACGTCTCGACGGAACAGACGTCCGTCGAACAGTCCGTACCCACGAACTGA
- a CDS encoding ArsR/SmtB family transcription factor, translating into MQHGGSPNSPEIFQILADEYARRILVAADTGPKTAKTLSEECDASLTTIYRRASTLQDLDLIEERNTVDEDGAHRSEFETTLEGLHLDLTDGELALTLETRDELADNFTSLWGDLRGDD; encoded by the coding sequence GTGCAGCACGGTGGCTCTCCAAACTCACCCGAGATCTTCCAGATCCTCGCGGACGAATACGCGCGGCGGATACTCGTCGCGGCCGACACGGGTCCGAAGACCGCGAAGACCCTGAGCGAGGAGTGTGACGCCTCCCTCACGACGATCTATCGACGCGCCTCGACGCTTCAGGACCTCGATCTCATCGAAGAACGGAATACGGTCGACGAGGACGGCGCCCACCGGAGCGAGTTCGAAACGACGCTCGAGGGGCTCCACCTCGATCTCACCGATGGCGAACTGGCGCTGACACTCGAGACGCGCGACGAGCTCGCTGACAATTTCACGTCGCTCTGGGGCGATCTCCGGGGTGACGACTGA
- a CDS encoding DUF7521 family protein, with translation MEASFIIAKLITLVLSLVVAYLAYHGYRRNGQATMLYVAAGFVFIGVGAICEGLIYQVFRTTIVSAALVQAAVVSSGMVLILVSLTR, from the coding sequence ATGGAAGCCTCGTTCATCATCGCCAAACTGATCACGCTCGTGTTGAGCCTCGTCGTCGCGTATCTGGCGTATCACGGCTACCGGCGAAACGGCCAGGCGACGATGCTATACGTCGCCGCGGGCTTCGTGTTTATCGGTGTGGGGGCGATCTGTGAGGGCCTGATTTACCAGGTGTTTCGGACGACGATCGTGTCCGCCGCTCTCGTCCAGGCGGCTGTCGTCTCGAGTGGAATGGTGCTCATCCTCGTCTCGCTGACGAGGTGA
- a CDS encoding TorD/DmsD family molecular chaperone: MTERTDAPVEQERSSERCADSETLVSNVGATYAVLAECWREPTEKLVEVAEAGELTPVVGDFGSVDIRDLRTEYTRLFIGPAGPPCPPYESVYRDGSDSDGLGPVMGPSTTAVTRWYDEFGVRLAPDHSDLPDHIATELEFAAYLAKEGFDEYLDQFRDEHLTAWTAEFLTRVENETREPFYEVLAATTREVLAR; this comes from the coding sequence ATGACTGAACGGACCGATGCACCCGTTGAGCAGGAGCGATCGTCGGAACGCTGCGCCGACAGCGAAACGCTCGTGTCGAACGTCGGGGCCACGTACGCTGTCCTCGCCGAGTGCTGGCGGGAACCGACAGAGAAACTGGTCGAAGTTGCCGAGGCCGGCGAGTTGACTCCGGTAGTTGGGGACTTCGGATCGGTGGACATCCGTGACCTCCGGACCGAGTACACGAGACTGTTTATCGGCCCAGCGGGACCACCGTGTCCACCGTACGAGAGCGTCTACCGCGACGGGAGTGACTCGGACGGGCTCGGACCGGTCATGGGACCGTCCACGACGGCCGTCACGCGTTGGTACGACGAGTTCGGCGTCCGACTCGCACCGGACCACTCGGACCTCCCCGACCACATCGCGACGGAACTGGAGTTCGCGGCCTACCTCGCAAAAGAGGGGTTCGACGAGTACCTCGACCAGTTCCGCGACGAACATCTCACGGCCTGGACTGCGGAGTTCCTGACACGGGTCGAGAACGAGACGCGCGAACCGTTCTACGAGGTGCTGGCAGCGACGACTCGAGAGGTGCTGGCCCGGTAA
- the nrfD gene encoding NrfD/PsrC family molybdoenzyme membrane anchor subunit, which yields MTTRSESSRVAISSFGRKGKLWIGLLVTIMVAGFAAWGYQLATGLIATGMRNVFSWGLYIMMFVLFVGLSAGGLIISSAPKFFHSHRYEGFARLGVLVSLACITVAGLLILPDIGRPERLYQFFTSPDFRSPMVWDFGIVMLYGLLNLWYLWLLIRRDLAARGSPLALGVPDTEAGRERDRRLLFWTAALALPTAVALHSVTGWIFATQIGRGDWFSPLVAPVFIAKALVSGLGLLLVVSILADRYTDFEVDREELTSLGKILGIFLAFHVVYLLAAERLPHAWADHFEFWAITSSFLIGESVYFWLWTVVGGALPLAMLAMPSLRERVSVIFAASALAVFGTMFEGVRLVFTGYKVANINFSPGISLGGEYTGITTDIWATAGAYTPTLVEVAVTLGIVAFGALVVTLGLKYVPIQRVDTQQSYATDGGREESQ from the coding sequence ATGACGACGCGATCCGAATCGTCGCGCGTTGCGATCTCCTCCTTCGGTAGAAAGGGGAAGCTCTGGATCGGCCTGCTCGTGACGATTATGGTCGCCGGGTTCGCTGCCTGGGGCTACCAACTCGCGACGGGTCTGATCGCCACGGGGATGCGCAACGTCTTCTCGTGGGGCCTGTACATCATGATGTTCGTCCTGTTCGTCGGGCTATCGGCAGGTGGACTCATCATCTCGAGCGCGCCGAAGTTCTTCCACTCGCACCGATACGAGGGGTTCGCACGGCTCGGAGTCCTGGTCAGTCTCGCGTGTATCACCGTCGCGGGACTCCTGATCTTGCCCGACATCGGGCGTCCGGAGCGTCTATACCAGTTCTTCACCTCGCCGGACTTCCGATCTCCGATGGTGTGGGACTTCGGTATCGTCATGCTGTACGGGCTACTCAACCTCTGGTACCTGTGGCTCTTGATCCGCCGCGACCTGGCTGCGCGAGGTTCACCGCTGGCGCTCGGGGTCCCAGACACCGAAGCCGGCCGTGAACGTGACCGCCGACTGCTGTTCTGGACGGCAGCGCTCGCACTCCCGACCGCAGTCGCACTCCACTCGGTGACGGGCTGGATCTTCGCGACGCAGATCGGTCGTGGCGACTGGTTCAGCCCGCTCGTCGCACCGGTGTTCATCGCCAAGGCGCTCGTCTCCGGCCTCGGTCTGTTGCTGGTCGTGTCGATCCTCGCAGACCGGTACACGGACTTCGAGGTCGATCGAGAGGAGCTCACGAGCCTCGGCAAGATACTCGGGATCTTCCTCGCGTTCCACGTCGTGTACCTCCTGGCGGCCGAACGGCTACCACACGCCTGGGCGGATCACTTCGAGTTCTGGGCCATCACGAGCAGCTTCCTCATCGGGGAGTCGGTGTACTTCTGGCTCTGGACAGTCGTCGGCGGAGCGCTCCCGCTGGCCATGCTGGCGATGCCGTCCCTTCGCGAGCGCGTCTCGGTCATCTTCGCCGCGAGCGCGCTCGCGGTCTTCGGTACGATGTTCGAGGGCGTTCGCCTCGTATTCACGGGGTACAAGGTCGCCAACATCAACTTCTCGCCCGGCATCTCGCTCGGCGGCGAGTACACGGGTATCACGACCGACATCTGGGCGACTGCGGGAGCCTACACACCGACGCTGGTCGAGGTGGCCGTCACCCTCGGCATCGTCGCCTTCGGTGCGCTCGTCGTCACCCTCGGCCTGAAGTACGTGCCGATCCAGCGGGTCGACACACAGCAGTCGTACGCAACTGACGGCGGCAGAGAGGAGAGCCAATGA
- a CDS encoding 4Fe-4S dicluster domain-containing protein, producing MTNYGMVIDQERCIGCQACAVSCKQENNVPMGQFWNRVLTEGGDSVDTPSGGYPEDGGSGSLDMQYQPTACQHCENAPCVKVCPVNATYTRDDGIVEIDYDKCIGCRYCMAACPYNARVFNWDEPEHVPEGGTGDVSARPQGVVEKCTFCSHRVEEGLDPACVVNCPADARIFGDLDDESSTVSKYIDEYETNQLLEDRGTNPKTHYISGEMSPGRPQTSDKLESELDDVSPWSDGADDVPSDADASEGGQSGGGQHAIDGDAVPHVPSVKSGGDD from the coding sequence ATGACGAACTACGGCATGGTGATCGACCAGGAGCGGTGTATCGGCTGTCAGGCGTGCGCGGTGTCCTGTAAACAGGAGAACAACGTCCCGATGGGGCAGTTCTGGAACCGCGTCCTCACGGAGGGCGGCGACAGCGTAGATACCCCCTCCGGCGGCTACCCCGAAGACGGCGGTAGCGGGTCGCTGGACATGCAGTACCAGCCGACGGCGTGTCAACACTGCGAGAACGCCCCCTGTGTGAAGGTCTGCCCGGTCAACGCGACGTACACCCGGGACGACGGGATCGTCGAGATCGACTATGACAAGTGTATCGGGTGCCGGTACTGCATGGCTGCCTGCCCGTACAACGCGCGGGTGTTCAACTGGGACGAACCCGAACACGTGCCCGAAGGAGGGACGGGTGACGTTTCCGCCCGTCCACAGGGTGTCGTCGAGAAGTGTACCTTCTGTAGCCACCGCGTCGAGGAGGGCCTCGACCCGGCCTGTGTCGTCAACTGTCCGGCCGACGCGCGCATCTTCGGTGACCTCGACGACGAGAGCAGCACCGTCTCGAAGTACATCGACGAGTACGAGACGAATCAGTTGCTCGAAGATCGCGGAACGAACCCGAAGACGCACTACATCAGCGGTGAGATGAGCCCCGGGCGCCCACAGACGTCCGACAAACTGGAGAGCGAACTCGACGACGTCTCGCCGTGGTCGGACGGCGCTGACGACGTCCCGTCTGACGCAGACGCCAGCGAGGGCGGCCAGTCAGGAGGGGGACAGCATGCGATCGACGGCGACGCAGTTCCGCACGTCCCCTCCGTGAAATCCGGAGGTGACGACTGA